The Eubacteriaceae bacterium Marseille-Q4139 genome has a window encoding:
- a CDS encoding molecular chaperone Hsp90 — MNKEVLEFVAEKTKEMIGSATCSKEAKEAGQAWLDAIGTEKEAEATKAYIAELEGDIMPVDMLISFAESEAGSQLFGAEKAKEVAAHAKAIKADGARYCDCPACAAAEAILEKKESMLA; from the coding sequence GTGAATAAGGAAGTTCTGGAATTTGTAGCGGAAAAGACGAAGGAAATGATCGGTTCGGCCACATGCAGCAAAGAGGCAAAGGAAGCCGGACAGGCATGGCTGGATGCCATTGGAACGGAGAAAGAGGCAGAGGCGACGAAGGCCTACATTGCCGAGCTGGAGGGCGACATCATGCCGGTGGACATGCTCATAAGCTTTGCGGAGTCGGAAGCAGGGAGCCAGCTTTTCGGTGCGGAAAAGGCAAAAGAAGTGGCAGCCCATGCAAAGGCAATCAAGGCAGACGGCGCGCGCTACTGCGACTGCCCGGCCTGTGCGGCAGCAGAAGCCATCCTTGAGAAAAAAGAAAGCATGCTTGCATAA
- the tsaD gene encoding tRNA (adenosine(37)-N6)-threonylcarbamoyltransferase complex transferase subunit TsaD produces the protein MLQNKTEEDVYILAIESSCDETAAAVVKNGREVLSNVISSQIALHTLYGGVVPEIASRKHIEKINQVIQAALDEAKMTLEEMTAIAVTYGPGLVGALLVGVAEAKAIAYAVGKPLVGVHHIEGHVSANFIEHPDLEPPFVCLIVSGGHTHLVIVKDYGKFEIIGRTMDDAAGEAFDKVARAVGLGYPGGPKVDKAAKEGNPHAIEFPRAKVGGSAYDFSFSGMKSAVLNYINQANMRGETICVPDLAASFQNAVVEVLVSRAVAAAKEYGYDRLAIAGGVASNSALRAGMKEACEREGLKFYYPSPIYCTDNAAMIGAAAYYEYKNGTRAGWDLNAVPNLKLGER, from the coding sequence ATGCTGCAAAACAAAACAGAAGAAGACGTTTATATCCTTGCGATTGAAAGCTCCTGCGACGAGACGGCAGCGGCAGTGGTGAAAAACGGGCGGGAGGTGCTCTCCAACGTGATTTCCTCCCAGATTGCCCTTCACACGCTGTACGGCGGCGTGGTGCCGGAAATTGCATCGAGAAAGCATATTGAAAAAATTAACCAGGTGATCCAGGCGGCTTTGGACGAGGCGAAGATGACGCTGGAAGAAATGACGGCCATCGCCGTTACTTACGGGCCGGGGCTTGTGGGTGCGCTTTTAGTCGGCGTGGCGGAGGCCAAGGCCATCGCCTATGCGGTGGGAAAGCCCCTGGTGGGCGTCCACCATATCGAGGGACATGTATCGGCGAATTTCATCGAGCACCCGGATCTTGAGCCGCCGTTTGTCTGCCTGATTGTTTCGGGCGGCCATACCCATCTGGTGATCGTAAAGGACTACGGGAAGTTTGAAATCATCGGTCGTACCATGGACGACGCGGCCGGCGAGGCCTTTGACAAGGTGGCGAGGGCCGTGGGGCTCGGCTATCCCGGCGGGCCGAAGGTGGACAAGGCGGCAAAGGAGGGGAATCCCCATGCCATTGAGTTCCCGCGGGCAAAGGTGGGCGGCTCTGCCTACGATTTCAGCTTCAGCGGAATGAAATCTGCCGTCTTAAACTATATCAACCAGGCCAACATGCGCGGCGAGACGATCTGTGTCCCGGATCTGGCGGCGTCCTTCCAGAATGCCGTCGTGGAGGTGCTGGTGTCCAGGGCCGTGGCAGCGGCAAAGGAGTACGGCTATGACCGGCTTGCCATCGCAGGCGGCGTGGCCTCCAACTCTGCACTGCGGGCCGGCATGAAAGAGGCCTGTGAGAGAGAAGGGCTTAAATTCTACTACCCGTCGCCGATTTACTGCACCGACAATGCGGCGATGATCGGCGCGGCGGCTTACTATGAATATAAGAACGGGACACGCGCGGGATGGGATCTCAATGCGGTGCCGAATCTGAAACTGGGAGAGCGGTAA
- a CDS encoding beta-lactamase family protein, whose amino-acid sequence MKKIQMDAFEAATQELAVRGMVIYQNGEELLHYSRVPEARQNQYSVTKSFTAAAVAFAVKEGLFSLEDSVLDHFTDDAPEKPSEFLKEMKLKHLITMSMGFEEPMLMGIMRPKMTEKDWVKFVLRANTVHKPGTVFQYNNAGPYLLGILIQRKAGCSLVEYLMPRLFEPLGIPMPECENDPLGNTFGAGGLVINVSELARFGLFCLQKGVWNGERLLPEEWFLEAAAGFIESEGDEEIGHRYGYLIWIMPDGMYRADGKYGQYCIVIPKKQAVIAVNSMETEREKDILRAVIRHIIPQL is encoded by the coding sequence ATGAAGAAAATCCAGATGGATGCATTTGAGGCGGCCACACAGGAGCTGGCCGTCAGGGGAATGGTGATTTACCAGAACGGGGAAGAGCTTCTTCATTACAGCAGAGTGCCGGAAGCGCGCCAGAACCAGTATTCGGTGACGAAGAGCTTTACTGCTGCGGCTGTGGCTTTTGCGGTGAAGGAAGGGTTGTTTTCCCTGGAGGATTCTGTGCTGGATCACTTTACAGACGATGCGCCGGAAAAGCCGTCGGAGTTTTTAAAGGAGATGAAGCTTAAGCATCTGATTACCATGTCCATGGGCTTTGAGGAGCCGATGCTTATGGGAATCATGCGGCCGAAGATGACGGAAAAGGACTGGGTCAAGTTTGTACTGCGGGCAAACACGGTTCATAAGCCGGGAACGGTGTTCCAGTATAACAATGCAGGGCCGTATCTTTTGGGGATTCTGATCCAGAGAAAGGCCGGCTGCTCTCTTGTGGAGTATTTGATGCCGCGGCTTTTTGAGCCTCTGGGAATTCCGATGCCGGAGTGTGAAAACGATCCTTTGGGAAATACGTTCGGGGCCGGCGGGCTTGTCATCAATGTTTCGGAGCTTGCTAGATTTGGCCTTTTCTGCCTTCAGAAGGGCGTATGGAACGGGGAACGCCTTCTTCCCGAAGAATGGTTCCTGGAGGCAGCGGCCGGCTTTATTGAATCCGAGGGGGACGAGGAAATCGGGCACAGGTACGGATACCTGATCTGGATTATGCCGGACGGTATGTACCGGGCCGATGGAAAGTATGGGCAGTACTGCATTGTGATCCCGAAAAAGCAGGCGGTAATCGCCGTCAATTCCATGGAAACGGAGAGGGAAAAGGATATCCTGCGGGCGGTCATCCGTCATATAATTCCTCAGTTATAG
- a CDS encoding citrate:proton symporter, whose product MSFLGIAGFILMFIMVALLLKGKTIPAVVFIALPIIVGFVVGFTPEEMSGYIKDGVSSVSETAILFIFAVMFFGVMSDAGVFDRIVGKVVKYVGSNILLLMFATILIAIIGHLDGSGATTLLITIPPLLPFYKKLHVRPIVLLGITCLTMGVMNIVPWGGPCGRTAAALEVSPNEIWAYCIPAQVFGIVCIAVMCFWFAKMEKKHGAGLVPGEAEGAGTALAENPLARPKCFWFNIVLIACVVLMLTLTKIPTHVTFMIALAVGLIVNYPSQKEQSERVKAHATDALTMAFTALASGVLIGIMGKSPMLDAMTEIVLSFMPESMAPHLHVLFATVNSPLSMVIHGDALTYGIVPIVNQIVSAYGVPAAAVGAAFLITFGPAIYIMPMTAATYMGLGLAEVELKDHIAFAYKYAFILALAMLAFVVITGIVPF is encoded by the coding sequence ATGTCATTTTTAGGCATTGCAGGCTTTATCCTGATGTTTATCATGGTGGCTCTGCTCTTGAAAGGGAAGACAATTCCGGCAGTCGTATTCATTGCCCTTCCGATTATTGTCGGCTTTGTGGTGGGATTTACGCCGGAGGAGATGAGCGGCTACATAAAAGACGGCGTGTCCAGCGTTTCAGAAACTGCGATTCTGTTTATTTTTGCAGTCATGTTTTTCGGCGTCATGTCGGATGCCGGTGTGTTTGACCGGATTGTCGGCAAGGTGGTGAAATATGTCGGGAGCAATATCCTGCTTCTGATGTTTGCAACGATCCTTATTGCCATCATCGGCCATCTGGACGGCTCGGGAGCAACGACGCTTCTGATTACAATCCCGCCGCTTCTTCCATTTTATAAGAAGCTTCATGTGCGGCCAATCGTTCTTCTGGGTATTACCTGCCTTACCATGGGCGTCATGAACATTGTACCGTGGGGCGGCCCATGCGGGAGGACGGCAGCAGCTCTTGAGGTTTCGCCGAATGAAATCTGGGCTTACTGCATCCCGGCGCAGGTATTCGGCATCGTATGCATTGCCGTGATGTGCTTCTGGTTTGCTAAAATGGAGAAAAAGCACGGTGCAGGCCTTGTGCCTGGTGAAGCGGAAGGCGCTGGCACGGCCCTCGCAGAGAACCCGCTTGCGAGACCGAAATGCTTTTGGTTCAACATTGTCCTGATTGCCTGCGTTGTACTGATGCTGACGCTCACGAAAATCCCGACCCATGTGACCTTTATGATCGCTCTTGCAGTCGGCCTCATCGTCAATTATCCGTCTCAAAAGGAGCAGAGCGAGCGGGTAAAGGCCCATGCCACGGATGCGCTCACTATGGCGTTTACAGCGCTGGCCTCCGGTGTGCTCATCGGTATCATGGGAAAGAGCCCGATGTTAGATGCCATGACTGAGATCGTCCTTTCGTTCATGCCGGAGTCCATGGCACCGCACCTGCATGTGCTGTTTGCAACGGTCAACAGCCCTCTCAGCATGGTGATTCACGGCGATGCCCTGACATACGGAATTGTGCCGATTGTGAACCAGATTGTCTCTGCATACGGTGTCCCGGCAGCAGCCGTCGGCGCGGCGTTCCTCATCACGTTTGGCCCGGCCATCTATATTATGCCGATGACGGCAGCCACTTACATGGGCCTTGGCCTTGCAGAGGTGGAGTTAAAGGATCACATTGCTTTTGCCTATAAGTATGCGTTTATTCTGGCGCTTGCGATGCTGGCCTTTGTTGTCATAACCGGTATTGTGCCGTTTTAG
- the rimI gene encoding ribosomal protein S18-alanine N-acetyltransferase, translated as MTVHLKKLVPDDIPELVSIEQECFSDPWSEGLLSALFESAFDETWVLRLDDGTAAGYINLRFLAGEGELMRIAVRPECRGRGYSRKMMEQMVKSAEEKQVHDMTLEVRAGNLAAINLYKSYGFRKEAVRKNYYHDPDEDAFIMWRRPA; from the coding sequence ATGACGGTGCATTTAAAAAAACTGGTTCCTGACGATATCCCGGAGTTGGTTTCCATAGAACAGGAGTGCTTTTCCGATCCCTGGTCGGAGGGGCTTCTTTCGGCGCTCTTTGAAAGCGCGTTTGACGAGACCTGGGTTCTCAGGCTGGATGACGGCACGGCGGCCGGCTATATCAATCTCCGGTTCCTGGCCGGCGAGGGGGAGCTGATGCGGATTGCCGTCCGCCCCGAATGCCGCGGCCGGGGATATTCGAGAAAAATGATGGAACAGATGGTAAAATCTGCTGAGGAAAAGCAGGTGCACGACATGACCCTCGAGGTGCGCGCGGGGAACCTGGCGGCCATAAACCTTTATAAATCCTATGGTTTCAGAAAAGAGGCCGTCAGGAAGAACTATTACCACGATCCCGACGAGGACGCGTTCATCATGTGGCGTCGTCCGGCATGA
- a CDS encoding ribonuclease Z: protein MLDICLLGTGGMQPLPYRWLTSMMARCDGSNLLIDCGEGTQVALKEKGWSPKPVDIICFTHYHADHISGLPGFLLTMGNAERTEPVLLVGPRGLERVVGALRMIAPELPFELKFKELTEPRETFTAGPYVVDAFRVNHNVTCYGYRISIPRKGRFDVERAKAQDIPQRFWNRLQKGETIEHEGRLLTPDMVLGAARRGLSVTYSTDTRPVPVIAEYAKDNDLFICEGMYGEKEKAAKAREYKHMTFQEAAKLGREAAPREMWLTHYSPSLMRPEEYLEEIRGIFPRIRTARDGWSLELGFDEE from the coding sequence ATGCTGGATATTTGTTTGCTTGGGACCGGCGGCATGCAGCCGCTGCCGTACCGGTGGCTGACCTCGATGATGGCACGCTGTGACGGCAGCAATCTTTTGATCGACTGCGGCGAAGGTACCCAGGTTGCTTTAAAGGAAAAGGGATGGAGCCCGAAGCCTGTGGACATCATCTGCTTTACCCATTATCACGCAGACCATATCAGCGGCCTGCCCGGCTTCCTTTTAACCATGGGAAACGCGGAGCGGACGGAGCCGGTGCTTTTGGTGGGCCCGAGAGGGTTAGAGCGGGTCGTCGGCGCCCTGCGGATGATCGCGCCGGAGCTGCCCTTTGAACTGAAATTTAAGGAACTTACGGAGCCTAGGGAAACTTTTACGGCCGGCCCGTATGTGGTGGACGCCTTCCGCGTGAACCACAATGTCACATGCTACGGCTACCGGATCTCCATACCGCGGAAAGGCCGGTTCGACGTGGAGCGGGCGAAGGCCCAGGACATCCCCCAGAGATTCTGGAACCGCCTGCAAAAGGGCGAGACCATCGAGCATGAGGGACGGCTTCTGACGCCCGATATGGTGCTTGGGGCCGCAAGGCGCGGGCTTTCCGTCACGTATTCCACGGACACAAGGCCTGTCCCGGTCATCGCCGAGTATGCAAAGGACAATGATCTGTTCATCTGCGAGGGCATGTACGGGGAAAAGGAGAAGGCGGCAAAGGCCAGGGAATACAAGCACATGACGTTCCAGGAGGCGGCAAAGCTTGGCCGCGAGGCGGCGCCCAGGGAGATGTGGCTGACCCATTACAGTCCGTCACTCATGCGGCCGGAGGAGTATCTCGAGGAAATCCGCGGCATTTTCCCGCGGATCCGGACAGCCAGGGACGGCTGGTCGCTGGAGCTTGGCTTCGACGAGGAATAA
- the rho gene encoding transcription termination factor Rho — translation MREKLATLPLAQLRELAKGQGIKNVSGLRKSELIDRLCELAEKEEQEKQEREASQAEPAEAPAEVHSQAAPVAAPQAADPARRRQAYSHPERPVRQSQNGQGTEIRQEMRQNGGLQENSVSAPASDPKVELQELDSGIEANGILEVMPDGFGFIRCENYLPGENDVYVAPSQIRRFNMKTGDIIRGSRRVRTATEKFAALLYVTSINGYPVNQAERRPNFEDLTPIFPNQRLSLEVRNGRNTTAMRVMDLLAPIGKGQRGMIVSPPKAGKTTLLKQVAKAVTTNFPDMHLIILLIDERPEEVTDIKESVVGPNVEVIYSTFDELPDRHKRVSEMVIERAKRLVEHGRDVMILLDSITRLARAYNLVVPPSGRTLSGGLDPAALHMPKRFFGAARNMREGGSLTILATALVDTGSRMDDVIYEEFKGTGNMELVLDRKLSEKRIFPAIDILKSGTRRDDLLLSREEAEAVDNIRKATNSMKADEAVEKILDLFARTRSNREFVDMAKKMRFF, via the coding sequence ATGCGTGAAAAATTAGCAACACTGCCATTGGCGCAGCTTCGTGAACTGGCGAAGGGCCAGGGAATCAAAAACGTCAGCGGGCTCAGGAAGTCAGAGCTGATCGACAGGCTGTGCGAGCTGGCAGAAAAAGAAGAACAGGAAAAACAGGAGAGGGAGGCGTCCCAGGCAGAGCCGGCGGAAGCACCGGCCGAAGTGCATTCCCAGGCTGCGCCGGTGGCTGCACCGCAGGCGGCAGATCCCGCCAGGAGGCGCCAGGCATACAGCCATCCGGAGCGGCCTGTGCGCCAGAGCCAGAACGGCCAGGGGACAGAAATCCGCCAGGAGATGCGCCAGAACGGCGGCCTTCAGGAAAACAGCGTGAGCGCCCCGGCCTCGGATCCCAAGGTGGAGCTTCAGGAGCTGGACAGCGGCATCGAGGCCAACGGCATCCTGGAGGTGATGCCGGACGGCTTCGGCTTCATCCGCTGTGAAAACTATCTGCCGGGGGAGAACGACGTCTATGTGGCGCCGTCCCAGATCCGCCGCTTCAACATGAAGACCGGCGATATCATCCGCGGCAGCAGGAGAGTCCGTACGGCGACGGAAAAATTCGCTGCCCTTTTGTATGTGACCTCCATCAACGGCTATCCGGTAAACCAGGCGGAGCGGCGGCCCAACTTTGAGGATCTGACGCCGATTTTCCCCAACCAGCGGTTAAGCCTGGAGGTGCGGAACGGCCGCAACACGACGGCCATGCGCGTCATGGATCTTCTGGCGCCCATCGGTAAGGGCCAGCGAGGCATGATCGTCTCCCCGCCGAAGGCAGGAAAGACGACGCTTTTAAAACAGGTGGCAAAGGCTGTGACCACCAATTTTCCGGACATGCACTTAATTATCCTTTTAATTGACGAGCGTCCCGAGGAGGTTACGGACATCAAGGAATCCGTGGTAGGGCCGAACGTGGAGGTCATCTATTCCACCTTCGATGAGCTGCCTGACCGCCATAAACGGGTATCTGAGATGGTAATCGAGCGGGCCAAGAGGCTTGTGGAACACGGCCGCGACGTGATGATCCTTTTGGACAGCATCACCCGCCTTGCTCGCGCCTACAACCTGGTTGTGCCGCCCAGCGGCCGTACCCTTTCCGGCGGTCTCGACCCGGCGGCCCTCCATATGCCGAAGCGGTTCTTCGGCGCCGCCAGAAACATGAGGGAAGGCGGCAGCCTTACGATTCTCGCCACGGCTCTTGTGGACACGGGAAGCCGTATGGACGATGTGATTTACGAGGAATTCAAGGGAACCGGCAACATGGAGCTGGTGTTAGACCGGAAGCTCTCGGAAAAGAGGATTTTCCCGGCCATCGACATCTTAAAGTCCGGCACCAGACGCGACGATTTGCTGCTTTCCCGCGAGGAGGCCGAGGCCGTGGACAACATCCGCAAGGCGACGAATTCCATGAAGGCCGACGAGGCCGTGGAAAAGATCCTGGATCTGTTTGCCAGGACGCGGTCCAACCGCGAGTTTGTGGATATGGCGAAAAAAATGAGGTTCTTCTAA
- a CDS encoding carbohydrate kinase: MEKRYDVTALGELLIDFTENGLSSQGNPLLEANPGGAPCNVLAMLQKLGRKTSFIGKVGDDQFGKMLKEAIESTGIDSGNLVFDGEIHTTLAFVHTFPDGDRDFSFYRNPGADVMLRKEEVQKERIEASRIFHFGSLSFTHKESREAVCFAIQTAKEAGVLVSFDPNLREPLWKSLEDAKAAIAYGMEQCDVLKISDNEVVFMTGEEDYDRGVSLLQETYGIPLIFLTMGKDGSRAYYKGRKIEAAPFPQENTIETTGAGDTFTGCILNGLLDTGMENLTDEALVQMMTFANAAAALITTRRGALKVMPERAEVMKVLEKKEK, from the coding sequence ATGGAGAAACGATATGACGTAACGGCGCTCGGCGAGCTGCTGATTGACTTTACGGAGAACGGCTTAAGCAGCCAGGGGAACCCGCTTTTGGAGGCCAATCCCGGCGGGGCGCCCTGCAATGTGTTGGCGATGCTTCAGAAGCTGGGACGGAAGACGTCCTTTATTGGCAAGGTGGGAGACGATCAGTTTGGAAAGATGTTAAAGGAAGCCATCGAAAGCACAGGGATTGATTCGGGAAATCTGGTGTTTGACGGCGAAATCCACACGACGTTAGCGTTTGTCCATACATTCCCGGACGGGGACAGGGATTTTTCCTTTTACCGGAACCCCGGCGCTGATGTGATGCTCAGGAAGGAAGAGGTGCAGAAGGAGCGGATTGAGGCCTCCAGGATTTTCCATTTCGGGAGCCTTTCCTTTACCCATAAGGAGTCCAGGGAAGCTGTGTGTTTCGCAATTCAGACAGCGAAGGAGGCCGGCGTCCTTGTGAGCTTTGACCCGAATCTTCGTGAGCCATTGTGGAAGAGCCTTGAGGACGCCAAAGCAGCCATCGCCTACGGCATGGAACAGTGCGATGTTTTGAAGATTTCGGACAACGAGGTGGTGTTCATGACGGGCGAAGAAGACTATGACAGGGGAGTTTCCCTCCTTCAGGAAACATACGGAATCCCTTTGATTTTCCTGACCATGGGAAAAGACGGGAGCCGTGCTTATTATAAAGGCCGGAAGATAGAGGCGGCGCCGTTCCCCCAGGAGAACACCATTGAAACGACAGGCGCTGGAGACACGTTTACCGGCTGTATCCTGAACGGGCTTCTCGATACGGGCATGGAAAACCTTACCGATGAGGCGTTAGTTCAGATGATGACCTTTGCCAATGCGGCGGCGGCGTTAATTACCACAAGGCGCGGGGCCTTGAAGGTGATGCCGGAGAGGGCAGAGGTAATGAAGGTTTTGGAGAAAAAAGAAAAATAG
- a CDS encoding LysR family transcriptional regulator, translating into MDFKELEYILVIAQEKNISKAAERLYVSQPALSRALLKVEDRLGVSLFFRKNRQYIPTYAGELYLDMARTVLNKKHEFDRQIKKLTEENGGSISFGITPGRGRTILPKILPLFREAFPGCELRICEGDIGQLERSLRDGTIEIAFFTMLSDGEKNGNLHYERISREEIVLCTAKTEKYGLLGSPKQGRKYPWIDLKLLKNETFLLLKNNMRLGQFSEKVLSEYGMTPEIMELNSIDTALALVGQQYGVAFACGFKLEEHANAKEILVFSFGDETPEWDFVAAFDASYAVRRPARYLVDLMKGLNDVI; encoded by the coding sequence ATGGATTTTAAAGAGCTTGAATATATTCTTGTCATCGCACAGGAGAAGAACATTTCCAAAGCGGCTGAGAGGCTTTATGTCTCTCAGCCTGCTTTGAGTCGTGCGCTTCTAAAGGTGGAAGACCGCCTGGGTGTCAGCCTCTTTTTCAGGAAAAACCGGCAGTACATCCCGACGTATGCAGGGGAGCTGTATCTCGACATGGCCCGTACAGTTTTAAATAAAAAGCATGAGTTCGACCGGCAGATCAAAAAGCTTACGGAGGAAAACGGAGGGAGCATATCGTTCGGCATTACGCCGGGCCGCGGAAGGACGATTCTTCCGAAGATCCTGCCGCTGTTCCGCGAGGCGTTTCCCGGCTGCGAGCTGAGAATCTGCGAGGGAGACATCGGGCAGCTGGAGCGGAGCTTAAGGGACGGAACCATCGAGATTGCTTTTTTCACCATGCTTTCAGATGGGGAGAAAAATGGGAATCTGCATTATGAGCGGATTTCCAGGGAGGAAATCGTGCTCTGTACGGCAAAAACCGAAAAGTACGGGCTTTTAGGGAGCCCGAAACAGGGCCGGAAATATCCGTGGATTGACCTTAAGCTTTTAAAAAACGAGACGTTCCTGCTTCTTAAAAACAATATGCGCCTGGGCCAGTTTTCGGAAAAAGTGCTTTCCGAATATGGGATGACGCCGGAGATTATGGAGTTAAATTCCATCGATACGGCCCTGGCTCTTGTGGGGCAGCAGTATGGCGTGGCGTTTGCCTGCGGCTTTAAGCTGGAGGAACATGCCAATGCAAAGGAAATTCTCGTGTTTTCCTTTGGGGATGAGACTCCTGAGTGGGATTTTGTGGCTGCGTTTGACGCTTCTTATGCGGTGCGGCGTCCCGCCCGGTATCTGGTCGATTTGATGAAAGGTCTGAATGACGTGATATAG
- a CDS encoding DAK2 domain-containing protein — protein MEVSGAMLRDGIINAANLISSRRMELNRINVFPVPDSDTGSNMAVTLGAAKGQLLRLPESCTVKEVALTAAAAMLRGSRGNSGAILSLIFRGLAKELADRETASPADLVRGLACGAALAYRAVAQPAEGTILTACRESAADAARLLKRSPDAGLLEVWDCLQASAAVSLKNSTRRLSALKETGVVDAGAKGYCLLIEGLGHVFSGKGILKDDWDEADGAGAFVFMEKNTESARAAEGIITYRITFTSENRLGSRTPESMEKALKAFGEQVVVMDTGASLRCQVFSDQPREVLSFCLSETPLLDFLAVSHGAYRKVCFQGPDEAWARESEGQNRTLSQSENTRPRFCTEFSVLKDAADAGLSEHLKKTLTASGDSAVIAEGVDLIKCHIHTEAPLSLIPFSLAGGYLTEIKAERLP, from the coding sequence ATGGAAGTGAGCGGAGCCATGCTCCGGGACGGCATCATAAACGCCGCCAATCTGATTTCTTCAAGACGGATGGAACTAAACCGCATCAACGTGTTTCCCGTGCCGGACAGCGACACCGGCTCCAACATGGCCGTGACCCTTGGAGCCGCCAAAGGACAGCTTCTCCGCCTTCCCGAAAGCTGTACGGTAAAAGAGGTAGCTCTGACAGCAGCAGCCGCCATGTTAAGAGGCTCCCGCGGGAATTCCGGAGCAATCTTATCTCTCATTTTCCGCGGCCTTGCAAAAGAGCTGGCAGACAGGGAAACAGCTTCCCCCGCCGATCTTGTGCGCGGGTTGGCATGCGGGGCAGCGCTCGCCTACCGCGCCGTCGCGCAGCCGGCCGAAGGGACAATCCTCACGGCCTGCCGGGAAAGCGCCGCCGATGCCGCGCGTCTTCTGAAACGGTCGCCGGACGCCGGGCTTTTAGAGGTTTGGGACTGCCTTCAGGCTTCTGCCGCCGTTTCCCTAAAAAACTCCACAAGGCGGTTAAGCGCCCTTAAGGAGACAGGCGTCGTCGACGCCGGTGCGAAGGGCTACTGCCTGCTTATCGAGGGACTTGGACATGTTTTTTCCGGAAAGGGTATCCTGAAGGATGACTGGGATGAAGCGGACGGCGCCGGCGCATTCGTTTTTATGGAAAAGAATACGGAGAGCGCCAGGGCGGCCGAGGGAATCATCACCTACCGGATCACCTTCACATCGGAAAACAGGCTGGGCTCCAGGACGCCGGAGTCCATGGAAAAAGCGTTAAAGGCCTTTGGAGAGCAGGTTGTCGTTATGGATACCGGCGCTTCGCTCCGCTGTCAGGTCTTTTCAGATCAGCCGCGGGAAGTGTTATCCTTCTGCCTTTCGGAAACGCCGCTTCTTGACTTTCTCGCCGTCTCCCACGGTGCGTACCGGAAGGTCTGTTTTCAGGGGCCGGACGAAGCATGGGCCAGGGAAAGCGAAGGCCAGAATCGAACGCTCAGTCAGTCTGAAAATACCCGTCCGCGCTTCTGCACTGAATTTTCTGTCCTTAAGGACGCCGCGGACGCCGGGCTTTCTGAGCACCTGAAAAAAACCCTGACCGCCTCGGGCGACAGCGCCGTCATTGCCGAGGGCGTGGACCTTATCAAATGCCATATCCACACGGAGGCGCCGCTTTCTCTCATCCCCTTTTCCCTTGCGGGCGGGTACCTGACGGAAATCAAGGCAGAACGGCTCCCATGA
- the ispD gene encoding 2-C-methyl-D-erythritol 4-phosphate cytidylyltransferase, translating to METARERKTAAIVLAAGHGKRMQSEVAKQFMELQRKPLLFYSLKAFEESTVDTVVLVTGKEEISYCQKEIVGKFGFQKVSRITAGGKERYHSVYAGLLALSESGFPPDGLVLIHDGARPLVTGEIISRAVEGAAKYGACAAAMPVKDTIKVADEDGFCAATPKRSMLWQMQTPQAFSFALILDAYKRLFSGEEYQKDVTDDAMVVETMTDSRVKLILGDYSNMKVTTPEDMAVAEALLLRQNSM from the coding sequence ATGGAAACAGCACGGGAGCGGAAAACGGCTGCCATTGTCCTGGCTGCCGGACATGGAAAGCGGATGCAGAGCGAAGTAGCCAAGCAGTTTATGGAGCTTCAGAGGAAGCCCCTGCTTTTCTATTCCCTGAAAGCATTCGAGGAGAGCACCGTGGACACAGTGGTGCTTGTGACAGGGAAAGAGGAGATTTCCTATTGTCAGAAAGAGATTGTCGGTAAGTTCGGCTTTCAGAAGGTATCACGGATCACGGCAGGCGGAAAAGAGCGGTACCACTCGGTGTATGCCGGTTTGCTTGCCCTGTCCGAGAGCGGGTTCCCGCCGGACGGTCTCGTGCTGATCCATGACGGCGCAAGGCCGCTTGTGACCGGGGAGATCATTTCCCGGGCCGTAGAAGGCGCAGCAAAATACGGAGCCTGCGCGGCCGCCATGCCGGTGAAGGACACGATCAAGGTGGCCGATGAGGATGGCTTCTGCGCGGCGACGCCGAAGCGCAGCATGCTGTGGCAGATGCAGACGCCGCAGGCTTTTTCCTTTGCGCTGATTCTTGACGCATATAAAAGGCTGTTTTCCGGGGAAGAATACCAGAAGGACGTCACCGACGATGCCATGGTGGTGGAAACCATGACAGACAGCCGGGTCAAGCTGATCCTGGGAGACTACTCCAATATGAAGGTGACGACGCCGGAGGACATGGCCGTTGCCGAGGCACTTCTTCTGCGGCAAAACAGCATGTAA